A stretch of Fusarium poae strain DAOMC 252244 chromosome 2, whole genome shotgun sequence DNA encodes these proteins:
- a CDS encoding hypothetical protein (BUSCO:7026at5125), translating to MEPSATDVVDYPMKDLDAPNGSYQTRNTSIDDDDTASEDPYEADVDPEPQDITFDQMRRRGLLPTGCCYDDRMKLHMNADFSPNTHHPEDPRRIHEIFKAFKKVGLVYTGPEAELPRIMRECPTRYMWRIPARAATREEICLAHSTEHFDWVERLDKMSTAELRELTKRYDQGRESLYVGSMSYPAALLSAGGAIETCKSVVTGQVKNAFAVIRPPGHHAEWDGPMGFCFFNNVPVAVRVCQQDYPDICRKVLILDWDVHHGNGVQNIFYNDPNVLYISLHVYQNGLFYPGKPPNSMTPDGGIEHCGSEAGLGKNINIGWHDQGMGDGEYMAAFQKIIMPIAKEFNPDLVVISAGFDAADGDELGGCFVSPACYAHMTHMLMSLADGKVAVCLEGGYNLKAISVSAVAVAKTLMGEPPPRLELPKINKEAARILAKVQSLQAPFWECMRPGVVNVPEVQSLNSSRLHDVIRIAQRQVFQAKHNMVPLYIQRENLYKSYENQVLVTPGLHEAKKILIIIHDPPQLLAQPDVIDSTLDAHNSWVVDGVTDYIDWAVDQKFGVVDVNVPAYVTHDEDSDAHIPSFVEAALTEQIQSLVCYLWDNHLQLYDADDIFIMGVGNAYLGVKVLLINRDCKSRISGVINFVNGTLRPIKSDIDTDLSSWYKENSRVFIAGDHACWADANLTKKVLKRRFGSVVRSPQFGLNKMMDHHAHEAREWILDRLEEVSDADMTTEEK from the exons ATGGAACCAAGTGCTACAGATGTCGTCGATTACCCTATGAAGGATCTTGATGCGCCAAATGGATCCTACCAAACTCGCAACACCAGTAttgatgatgacgatacaGCTTCAGAGGACCCTTATGAGGCGGATGTTGATCCTGAACCGCAAGACATTACTTTCGATCAGATGAGACGAAGAGGCTTATTGCCGACAGGATGCTGCTACGATGATAGAATGAAGCTTCATATGAATGCTGATTTCTCGCCTAACACGCACCATCCAGAAGATCCCCGTCGCATTCATGAGATTTTCAAGGCTTTCAAAAAAGTCGGCCTCGTCTACACTGGCCCCGAAGCGGAGCTGCCACGGATTATGAGAGAATGTCCAACACGATACATGTGGCGCATACCTGCTCGGGCGGCTACTCGAGAGGAAATTTGTCTGGCCCATTCAACCGAGCACTTTGACTGGGTGGAGCGTCTGGACAAGATGAGCACGGCAGAACTGCGAGAGCTAACAAAACGGTACGACCAGGGACGAGAGTCCCTTTACGTTGGCAGTATGTCGTATCCGGCCGCACTTCTTTCGGCAGGAGGAGCTATTGAAACCTGCAAGAGCGTTGTAACCGGGCAAGTCAAGAATGCGTTCGCTGTGATTCGACCACCCGGCCATCACGCCGAGTGGGACGGGCCCATGGGTTTCTGCTTTTTCAACAATGTCCCTGTAGCAGTTAGAGTCTGCCAACAAGACTATCCAGATATCTGCCGCAAAGTCCTCATCCTGGATTGGGATGTTCACCACGGGAACGGCGTGCAAAACATCTTTTACAACGATCCAAATGTCCTATACATCTCCCTCCACGTCTATCAAAACGGCCTCTTCTACCCAGGTAAACCTCCCAACTCCATGACCCCAGATGGAGGCATTGAGCACTGCGGTAGCGAAGCTGGTCTAGGGAAGAACATCAACATCGGATGGCATGACCAAGGCATGGGCGATGGCGAATACATGGCGGCATTCCAAAAGATCATCATGCCTATTGCCAAAGAGTTCAACCCAGACCTTGTGGTCATTTCTGCAGGCTTTGATGCTGCTGATGGTGACGAGCTCGGAGGCTGCTTCGTCTCTCCTGCTTGCTATGCTCACATGACACACATGCTGATGTCCTTGGCGGATGGCAAGGTTGCTGTTTGTCTAGAGGGTGGCTACAACCTCAAAGCCATTTCGGTGTCTGCTGTGGCTGTCGCAAAGACTCTAATGGGTGAGCCCCCGCCTCGATTGGAGCTTCCCAAGATCAACAAAGAAGCGGCACGAATCCTTGCCAAGGTCCAGTCGCTTCAAGCCCCCTTCTGGGAATGTATGCGGCCAGGCGTTGTCAATGTTCCCGAGGTCCAATCGCTCAACTCTTCTCGTCTCCACGATGTGATCAGAATTGCCCAGAGACAAGTGTTCCAGGCAAAGCACAACATGGTACCCCTATACATCCAACGCGAGAACTTGTACAAGTCCTATGAGAACCAGGTGCTGGTAACACCGGGTCTCCACGAAGCGAAgaaaattcttattatcaTCCACGATCC ACCTCAGCTTTTGGCCCAGCCAGACGTGATAGATTCGACTCTCGACGCGCATAATTCGTGGGTT GTTGATGGTGTAACGGACTACATAGACTGGGCTGTTGATCAAAAGTTCGGTGTCGTGGATGTCAACGTTCCAGCTTATGTCACTCATGACGAG GACTCGGATGCGCACATTCCCAGCTTCGTGGAGGCGGCTCTCACAGAACAAATCCAATCGCTTGTTTGCTATTTGTGGGACAACCACCTGCAGCTTTACGACGCTGATGATATCTTTATCATGGGTGTCGGAAACGCCTATCTTGGAGTCAAAGTTCTCTTAATTAACCGAG ATTGCAAGTCGAGAATCTCTGGCGTTATCAACTTTGTCAACGGGACTCTTCGACCAATCAAATCAGACATCGACACGGACCTATCCTCGTGGTACAAGGAAAACTCTCGAGTTTTTATTGCAGGAGATCATGCTTGCTGGGCTGACGCTAACCTGACGAAAAAAGTTCTCAAACGACGGTTCGGGTCTGTCGTGCGCAGCCCTCAGTTTGGCCTCAATAAGATGATGGACCATCATGCACATGAGGCGCGAGAGTGGATTCTAGACAGGCTAGAAGAAGTATCGGATGCAGACATGACAACTGAGGAGAAGTAA
- a CDS encoding hypothetical protein (BUSCO:7038at5125), translating to MGQLPSDDDVVMKDSDDESIASTIMTEHDSDEEFNVSGVIAAWEVEGSLRYLIKWEGYDLSEATWEPRENLNDVIIEEWEETKGQPGFDLYQGIRDWKKAWKAAYNQKLKRHNERNRQRALRGEKPHSFQYMNGSLEWVDGFPDGDDFSASAVSSPSVADGDLDAVVGQPLRPLHEKRKLTGASPSDDRSPSNSRRNSTSSASKLSLVRTDYAVSSTSHSPTQVTRERLNNGSTANKTTNKKPAPKSNILSKPSRSILTKRTDTGTGRAQLTARKTQPAQAFTGNVFAGGRERKRRATLGEVVKDPTKTPKLFNGLRLTGIVEKQGRNRDGAAPSKMPSNLISLNPAERNGQALNIPNPGAGINASPKGGTVERVRHNDDSSKAEGQKSQTTKPKRSVRWGNVETFQEPNEFVREHSLFVREDTAPQEVPWVVKEEYPIDAPPAKDPSPNPPIQPKVSNVQPNTPNDRFRGNDYVSIDLRDASPSNRTIAIDVQFGPGTREIIPVSFQRREPRNELPWPAIFENMPTLVFTHTCMVQDFLSQEHVLVADKLGNGLMVSKDGENGLGAVANWLRIRSLGALLYRHDLCIIVHMQPQAQAKAATVVESPSMRYYLFRPAPHFTTRSLAPIALPEGLNTGKLLPKTALTVFDRILGFKYEQLLTEETLAKPFNKHTFFLAFPGDTAEDAKFLCIWLRNCNPKCRILSSFFPGHWQTFLRLEHGTVLIHEEAIWSIRLFPYVNKLLYPTSKFNFVLFSKSLQPSPMYPSLAQPCRVGNVTLQPLGGQRRAALLVTPSFVVSQPQQIWSFFKWYYKAWSNARSHFTLVVSAGFDSWLHEVAADKENLWSRLTTKTARDDQKPRVTRELESLQKSKEAVRKLQDLASEEQPGIIMCPETIDSNDEQSLVNWFGWWSVMNLDRYRRFTVIGSSTTHSRRLMHCTTRPDFIASTVTEHQELERAEAPPMLLPSKQVAEREAQRRFKMIPDDTSACFEDFLKDVSDGQPTYFWTLYNYPLAYFDERAPEYSAHSDGFRTYSDWLRSFKDQLARRLKKTSVALCYTAEGKSSHDGALEDVRKKRRPWFVIYRPFQLHMSHWKEAELIIWDPLAKKPPRDHPNFYEGDLIEPQRIMIQRLRGERDMLPLKNIWIGGWDTDRPPSIDPLDMTLQHLEDLLLDWKNNVPIPVPAMENKGWQWVTRGHAPFQSRPRRRSGSFSPEPMDLDSASEVSDTADEEPKMVFHPPRAMHPGRKILQNRFLQHCRREKERQAPKDSMIYRFEPTMEWYKRQAQEGSGFEHINFMSWEDVFAKYKIEDPKKVQDDKVQGQKVRDDVRRDG from the coding sequence ATGGGACAGCTGCCATCTGACGATGATGTCGTCATGAAGGACTCTGACGACGAGTCAATAGCGTCGACTATCATGACTGAACATGATTCTGACGAGGAATTCAACGTCTCTGGGGTCATAGCCGCATGGGAAGTTGAAGGGAGCTTACGGTATTTAATCAAGTGGGAGGGCTATGATTTGTCCGAAGCCACCTGGGAACCCCGAGAGAATTTGAATGATGTTATTATTGAAGAATGGGAGGAAACAAAGGGACAACCAGGTTTTGATCTTTACCAAGGAATCCGAGATTGGAAGAAAGCCTGGAAGGCTGCTTACAACCAAAAGCTCAAGCGCCACAATGAGAGAAACCGACAGCGAGCGCTTCGAGGAGAGAAGCCCCATTCATTCCAGTACATGAATGGGTCGTTGGAATGGGTGGATGGATTTCCAGATGGAGATGACTTCAGTGCATCTGCGGTATCGAGCCCATCCGTCGCAGACGGCGATTTGGATGCTGTAGTGGGACAGCCTCTTCGACCCTTGCATGAAAAAAGAAAGCTCACAGGCGCCAGCCCAAGCGACGATCGCTCGCCTAGTAACAGCCGTCGTAACAGTACATCATCTGCTTCCAAGTTATCGCTTGTACGGACGGATTACGCCGTTTCTTCGACCAGTCACAGTCCCACGCAAGTGACACGGGAACGTTTAAACAATGGCTCTACAGCAAACAAAACCACAAACAAAAAACCAGCGCCCAAGAGCAACATACTTTCGAAACCCAGCCGCTCTATATTGACGAAACGTACCGACACAGGAACAGGCCGGGCGCAACTGACAGCTCGGAAGACTCAACCTGCGCAAGCCTTTACTGGCAATGTATTTGCAGGAGGGAGGGAAAGAAAACGGCGCGCCACTCTTGGCGAAGTCGTAAAAGACCCTACGAAAACACCCAAACTGTTCAACGGCCTACGGCTTACGGGAATTGTCGAAAAGCAAGGCCGCAATCGAGACGGCGCTGCCCCATCAAAGATGCCCTCCAATCTCATTTCTTTAAATCCAGCAGAGCGGAATGGACAGGCACTGAACATCCCAAATCCTGGAGCTGGTATAAATGCCAGTCCGAAAGGCGGTACCGTCGAACGTGTTCGCCACAATGACGATTCATCTAAAGCCGAAGGCCAGAAGTCACAGACGACCAAGCCTAAGAGGTCAGTCAGATGGGGCAATGTCGAAACTTTCCAAGAACCGAACGAGTTTGTCAGGGAGCATAGCCTCTTTGTGCGTGAGGATACTGCCCCTCAGGAGGTTCCGTGGGTCGTGAAGGAAGAATATCCTATTGATGCGCCGCCTGCCAAAGACCCTTCTCCAAACCCCCCCATCCAGCCAAAGGTCTCCAATGTTCAACCAAACACACCAAACGATCGGTTTCGTGGGAACGATTATGTATCGATTGATCTACGAGATGCGAGTCCTTCGAATAGAACAATCGCCATAGATGTCCAATTCGGCCCAGGCACCCGCGAGATAATACCAGTGAGCTTTCAGAGACGTGAGCCTCGGAACGAACTACCTTGGCCTGCGATATTTGAGAATATGCCCACGTTGGTATTTACACACACTTGCATGGTTCAGGACTTTCTGTCCCAGGAGCACGTTCTGGTCGCCGATAAGTTGGGTAATGGTCTGATGGTAAGTAAAGATGGCGAAAATGGCCTGGGTGCTGTTGCGAATTGGCTTCGGATTAGATCACTAGGTGCTCTCCTTTATCGACATGATTTATGCATAATTGTGCATATGCAGCCGCAAGCGCAAGCCAAGGCGGCAACAGTTGTTGAGTCTCCTTCAATGCGGTATTATCTATTTCGGCCAGCTCCTCACTTTACCACCCGCTCGCTTGCTCCAATCGCACTCCCAGAAGGTCTCAATACTGGAAAGCTACTGCCGAAAACGGCATTGACGGTCTTCGATCGCATACTGGGGTTTAAGTATGAGCAGCTATTGACAGAGGAGACTCTTGCGAAACCCTTTAACAAGCACACATTCTTTCTTGCGTTTCCAGGGGATACTGCAGAAGACGCCAAGTTTCTGTGCATATGGCTTCGGAACTGCAACCCTAAGTGCAGAATCCTTTCTAGCTTCTTCCCTGGACATTGGCAGACCTTTCTGCGGCTAGAGCATGGAACGGTCCTCATCCACGAGGAAGCGATATGGTCCATTCGATTATTCCCCTACGTCAACAAGTTGCTCTACCCGACAAGCAAGTTCAATTTCGTACTCTTTTCCAAATCCCTGCAGCCTTCACCCATGTATCCCTCACTCGCGCAGCCATGTAGAGTTGGGAATGTGACATTGCAGCCTCTCGGCGGACAGAGAAGGGCCGCACTGCTGGTCACACCTAGCTTTGTCGTGTCACAGCCACAGCAGATTTGGAGTTTCTTTAAGTGGTATTATAAGGCTTGGTCCAACGCTCGCAGTCACTTTACGCTCGTCGTTAGCGCTGGCTTTGATAGCTGGCTTCACGAGGTAGCCGCTGACAAGGAGAACCTCTGGTCGCGTTTGACTACCAAAACCGCTCGGGATGACCAAAAACCCAGGGTTACTCGAGAGCTTGAATCGTTGCAAAAGTCGAAAGAAGCCGTTCGAAAACTTCAAGACCTGGCAAGTGAAGAGCAGCCCGGAATCATTATGTGTCCAGAAACGATCGACAGCAATGACGAGCAGAGTCTGGTCAATTGGTTCGGTTGGTGGTCTGTAATGAATTTGGATCGATATCGGAGGTTCACCGTTATTGGATCCAGCACAACGCATTCCAGGAGACTCATGCACTGCACCACCAGACCTGATTTCATTGCGTCAACCGTTACTGAGCACCAAGAACTCGAGCGAGCTGAGGCACCCCCAATGCTCCTGCCGTCAAAACAGGTTGCTGAACGAGAAGCGCAAAGGAGATTCAAGATGATTCCTGACGACACCAGTGCGTGCTTTGAAGACTTTTTGAAAGACGTATCTGATGGACAACCGACATACTTTTGGACACTTTACAACTACCCTCTTGCTTACTTTGACGAAAGGGCACCTGAATACAGCGCGCATTCCGACGGCTTTAGAACGTACAGCGATTGGCTTCGATCGTTCAAAGATCAGTTAGCACGCCGTCTTAAGAAGACATCTGTTGCATTATGTTATACGGCAGAGGGAAAATCGAGTCATGATGGAGCACTGGAAGATGTCAGAAAAAAGCGACGACCGTGGTTTGTTATATACAGGCCTTTCCAGCTTCACATGTCACATTGGAAGGAAGCTGAGCTCATCATCTGGGACCCTCTCGCGAAGAAACCCCCCCGAGACCATCCGAATTTTTACGAGGGAGATTTGATTGAACCACAGCGGATAATGATACAACGACTTCGTGGAGAGCGCGACATGTTGCCGCTCAAAAACATCTGGATTGGAGGGTGGGATACTGACAGGCCACCCTCGATTGACCCCCTTGACATGACACTCCAACATTTGGAGGATTTATTGTTGGATTGGAAGAATAATGTTCCCATACCCGTACCAGCCATGGAGAATAAGGGGTGGCAATGGGTGACTAGAGGACATGCGCCTTTTCAGTCGCGACCACGGCGTCGTTCTGGTTCCTTCTCTCCGGAACCAATGGATCTCGATTCTGCATCAGAAGTCAGTGACACGGCGGATGAAGAGCCAAAAATGGTTTTTCATCCTCCTCGAGCGATGCATCCAGGCAGGAAGATACTCCAAAACAGGTTCCTCCAGCATTGCAGACGTGAAAAGGAGCGTCAGGCCCCGAAGGACTCCATGATATACCGGTTTGAACCAACGATGGAATGGTACAAGcgtcaagctcaagaaggAAGTGGGTTTGAGCACATCAATTTCATGTCATGGGAGGATGTTTTTGCGAAGTACAAGATCGAGGACCCTAAGAAGGTTCAAGATGATAAGGTTCAGGGCCAAAAGGTTCGGGATGATGTGAGGCGTGATGGCTAG
- a CDS encoding hypothetical protein (BUSCO:39532at5125), whose amino-acid sequence MAAVYKSISKTSTPKAEAPSNGIKKNKQRVLILSSRGVTYRHRHLLNDIASMLPHSRKDAKFDSKTKLYELNELAELYNCNNVLFFEARKGKDLYVWLSKVPNGPTIKFHLQNLHTMEELHFTGNCLKGSRPVLSFDGAFDKQPHLRLIKELFLHTFGVPEGTRKSKPFIDHVMGFSFVDGKIWVRNYQINEVEAAAKEGEEEDEEFKSKSRSGKPDTDINLVEIGPRFVLTPIVIQEGSFGGPIIYENKEFVSPNQVRADLRRTKASRHNARAEKVVERRVKKGDLGLRTAGGQRPAKSELDTKMLFA is encoded by the exons ATGGCCGCCGTATACAAATCTATCTCCAAGACCAGCACTCCCAAGGCTGAAGCGCCCAGCAATggcatcaagaagaacaagcagCGGGTTCTGATCCTTTCCTCCAGAGGTGTCACTTACCG ACACCGCCACCTTCTCAATGACATTGCTTCAATGCTCCCTCATAGCCGCAAGGATGCCAAGTTCGACTCAAAGACCAAGCTTTACGAACTGAACGAGCTTGCCGAGCTTTACAACTGCAACAACGTCCTGTTCTTCGAGGCAAGGAAGGGAAAGGATCTCTACGTCTGGCTTAGCAAGGTCCCCAATGGACCTACCATCAAATTCCATCTCCAGAACT TGCATACAATGGAGGAACTCCACTTCACAGGCAACTGCCTCAAGGGCTCGCGACCTGTACTCTCATTCGACGGTGCTTTTGACAAACAGCCCCATCTGCGCCTGATCAAGGAGCTCTTCCTTCACACCTTTGGAGTCCCCGAAGGTACCCGAAAATCCAAGCCCTTTATCGACCACGTTATGGGATTCAGCTTTGTCGATGGTAAGATTTGGGTTCGCAACTACCAGATCAACGAGGTTGAGGCGGCAGCAAaggagggagaggaagaggatgaggagttCAAGTCCAAGTCTCGATCCGGAAAGCCAGACACTGATATTAATCTGGTCGAGATTGGTCCCCGATTCGTCTTGACACCCATTGTGATTCAAGAGGGCTCTTTCGGTGGTCCCATCATTTACGAGAACAAGGAGTTCGTATCACCAAACCAGGTCCGCGCCGACCTCCGAAGGACGAAGGCCTCACGACACAACGCCCGCGCCGAAAAGGTAGTCGAGAGACGGGTTAAGAAGGGTGATCTGGGACTGCGAACTGCTGGTGGCCAGCGTCCTGCCAAGAGCGAGCTGGATACCAAGATGCTGTTTGCCTAG
- the RAB11B gene encoding Ras- protein Rab-11B (BUSCO:46547at5125): MANDEYDWAPLQFLFKVVLIGDSGVGKSNLLSRFTRNEFNLDSKSTIGVEFATRSIQVDSKTIKAQIWDTAGQERYRAITSAYYRGAVGALLVYDISKHQTYENVTRWLKELRDHADANIVIMLVGNKSDLRHLRAVPTEEAKSFASENHLSFIETSALDASNVELAFQNILTEIYRIVSSKALDSGDSAQATIGAGTNISLSKPADDDAAKGGKCC; this comes from the exons ATGGCCAACGACGAGTATGAT TGGGCCCCTTTGCAGTTCCTCTTCAAAG TCGTCCTGATCGGAGACTCTGGAGTCGGAAAGTCCAACCTTCTCAGTCGATTCACCCGTAACGAGTTCAACCTCGACTCCAAGTCGACCATCGGTGTCGAGTTCGCCACTAGATCAATTCAGGTCGACTCCAAGACGATCAAGGCCCAGATTTGGGATACCGCTGGACAAGAGCGATACCGCGCCATTACTTCCGCTTACTATCGAGGTGCCGTCGGCGCTCTCCTCGTCTACGATATCAGCAAGCACCAGACCTACGAGAACGTAACACGATGGCTCAAGGAGCTGCGAGATCATGCTGATGCCAACATTGTCATCATGCTGGTCGGAAACAAGAGCGATTTGCGACATCTGAGAGCTGTTCCCACCGAGGAGGCCAAGTCCTTTGCTA GCGAGAACCACCTGTCCTTTATCGAGACGTCCGCCCTCGATGCCAGCAACGTCGAACTTGCATTCCAGAACATTTTGACTG AAATTTATCGCATTGTTTCTAGCAAGGCCCTCGACAGCGGCGATAGCGCCCAGGCCACCATAGGTGCGGGCACCAACATTTCGCTCAGCAAGCCTGCCGACGACGATGCTGCCAAGGGTGGAAAGTGCTGTTAA
- a CDS encoding hypothetical protein (BUSCO:42158at5125): protein MSDPDSNPTIPSWQKSQSDETDSQTTEPVLTPSTSTSTSEVDAPAAVTASEETAQPENATDDKPDDQDKLEVARRFLENDAVRDAPYEKKVEFLKSKGIDEAGIQELLGQDDSTTQDEQFASSETTISNAPTPTETLPPSPASQPTPDRPPIVTYPEFLAKAPRPPPLVTKERLFNALYAVTGLSTLVYGTSRYVIRPMVDSQAEARTEFHDLTSKKLDALVAKLEKTVSEVPPKKPAATVEDESDAEDPTEMFHRDMGTQTTFPISSVTALKGSSGYDSAAKHNTNQLASLNKTLSGLKDEYRSQSEGMDKIKSAVDMLRDDLDTLTYTAYPEQSNGYDLYGRSRKPEPDDEIRKVRDNIRRVKGVLLSTRNFPTSAR from the exons ATGAGCGACCCAGATTCCAATCCCACTATCCCGAGCTGGCAAAAGTCGCAGTCAGACGAAACCGATAGTCAAACCACCGAGCCGGTGTTGACACCGTCCACAAGTACATCAACATCAGAGGTCGATGCGCCGGCAGCTGTAACTGCATCGGAAGAGACAGCGCAACCAGAAAACGCGACGGACGATAAGCCAGACGATCAAGACAAACTCGAAGTTGCGCGGCGCTTCCTAGAGAACGATGCTGTGCGCGACGCGCCTTATGAGAAAAAGGTCGAGTTCCTCAAGTCAAAAGGAATTGACGAAGCGGGAATACAAGAACTTCTAGGCCAAGACGACTCTACAACACAAGACGAG CAATTCGCCAGTTCAGAAACAACCATCTCCAATGCACCAACACCTACCGAAACTCTTCCCCCATCACCAGCTTCCCAACCAACACCCGACCGCCCTCCAATTGTAACATACCCCGAATTCCTCGCCAAAGCCCCCCGCCCTCCTCCACTTGTCACGAAAGAGCGCCTTTTCAATGCCCTCTATGCTGTGACCGGTCTCTCTACTCTTGTTTACGGTACAAGTCGCTACGTCATCCGGCCCATGGTTGACAGCCAGGCCGAGGCCCGTACAGAGTTCCACGACTTGACCTCCAAAAAGCTCGATGCACTGGTTGCAAAGCTTGAAAAGACTGTCTCCGAAGTCCCACCAAAGAAACCTGCTGCCACAGTCGAGGACGAGAGTGATGCGGAAGACCCTACAGAGATGTTCCATCGAGACATGGGCACACAGACTACATTCCCCATAAGCTCCGTGACAGCCCTCAAAGGTTCTTCCGGTTACGACTCAGCTGCCAAGCACAACACAAACCAACTTGCTAGTCTCAATAAGACTCTCTCTGGACTCAAAGATGAATATCGTTCTCAGAGTGAGGGAATGGACAAGATTAAGAGTGCTGTCGACATGTTGCGGGATGATCTTGACACCTTGACCTACACTGCCTACCCTGAGCAGAGCAACGGTTATGACCTGTACGGCCGCTCGCGCAAGCCTGAGCCTGACGATGAGATTCGCAAGGTAAGGGATAACATCCGACGTGTCAAGGGTGTCTTGCTTAGTACGAGAAACTTTCCTACTTCAGCACGATGA